The window ACCTCCGAGGTTCGTTGATGAGGGATTATATCGGGAGCGGGGAAAAGCCTCCCGCCTGCTCGGGTCGAGCCTCCGGCATGTCCGACATGTCCACGAGCCCGACTTGCCCGGGTTCTTCTAGTCGAGGATCTTCAGGAAGACGATGCTGGCGACGATTCCGTCCTGCGCGTTCGAGCCGAGGCTTCTTCCGACGTCGAGGCGGAGAATCGTTCCCCACGGACCGAGCGTCTGTCCGCCGACGCCGACGCCCTGAAATGCCTCGCCGTCCCAGCCGGCGGCGGTGTCGTCGAGCATCGCGTGATCGTAAAACGCCTCCAGCCTGAGCTGGTCGGAGATGACGAAGCCGTAGGAGAAGTGCGAGAAGATCGCGCTCTCCGCCTTGATCGACCCGGACGAGAATCCGCGCACGCGGTTCGATCCGAAGAAGCCGAGCTCATACTTCGAGAAGCGGTCGAGGTCTGTACCGTCGACGTACTCGGCGCCGAATCCGATCCTCTGAAAATTCGGGAGATGAATCGTCTTCGCCGCGCCGATCCCGTACTTGAAGAACGATTTCTGATCGTCGGAGTACTCGTCGGGATTTCCCCACGGTTCCCACTCGGTCCGCGTGTTGTACTCCGCGAAGGTCCGTAGCGAATAGCCCCAGCGATCGTAGCGGACGCTCAGCTGCGGGCTGATGACGATCGTGTCGGTCGGGATGATGAAATCATCGGCCGTCGAGTCCGCCTCTCCGAAGGAGACCGAGGTCATCCCGACCGAGAGGTCGACCTTTCCGAATCCCGCGAACGGATGTCCGACGCGGAACGTGAGTCCGACCGGAAGGGCTTCGACCGCTTCCTCCTCGATCTCGACGCCGTCTCTGTACGACGCGGTCTTGAACGGGATCGCGAGGCCGAAGAAATCGGCCGAAGCATTTGCGCGCGTGCCGAAGATCGAGGGGTTCGTCAGGTTCGCAGCGGTGAAGACGCCGGCAAAAAAGATGTTAGTCTGAAGGCCTCGATCGAAGAGGTTGAAGTCGAAGTAGTTGATCCCGGCGAGCGGAAGAACCCCGTACTCGAGCCCTTCATCGTGCTGAAGCCCTCCGACCAGAAAGAATCGCGACGAATCGACACCTTCCTTGACGACGCGCTCGCCGCTCGAGGTTCGCTCGAGATACCGAAGCCCGGCGTCGGTCTCCCGGATCATCCGGAAGTCCGAGTCGTTCGCTGCCGCGAGCCGCGCCTCGAAGTCGTCCGGTCCGATGTCGCGCGAAACAAAAAGGGTCTCCCGCTGAACGGGGATCGCGGCTCCGGCCGCTGAAAGGGTCTGCTGCGCATTCACGCGATCGAGCAGCCAGATGGTCTCCTCCGGCTCCCGCTCGGCGACCTCTTCTGCCGAAAGCGGCTCTTCGGTCGTTCGATCGAAGGGGGCGTAGGTGAGACGCTCCTCGTTCGAGAGGACTTCTCCCTCCCCGAGATTGAGCTGGATCATCGAAATTGCGATCCGTGCAAACGACTTCATGTCGATCCACACGCGCCCCTTGTAGAGGGGAAGCTCCTCGGGGGCGCTGATCGGGGGCTCGAACTGGATCTCCCAGACGTCGTATCCGGCGAGCGTCGTCTCCCGGACGAGCCGGTAGCGGTAATCCCGCCCGAGGTTGAGCTCGAGCGGAAGCTCGGTGACCTTTTCCGGCTGGACCAGCGGAAGCTCGGGGACCCTGCCGTACTTCCAGCGCACCCCATTGATGAAGAGGCTCTCCCATACCCAGTCGGCGGTCCGCGGAGCGTCGAAGAAGTAGGGACCGTTGATCGTGGCTTCCACCAGATCGCCGGTGGCTCCGATCGGAAATCTGAGGCTGGTCTGATTGGTCGCGATCCATCGCGGCTGATTCGCGATCTGATAATCCCAGTATGCCTGGTGGTTCCTGATGATCTCTTCGACCGGAATCTCTCTTCGCGTCGCGACCTCGATCGCTTCGCGAGTCACAGAGGGGTCCTCAGCGATCGTCCGATTCCAGATGACCGCATGCGGGAGATTCGGCCGGGCGATTCCGACGTAGGTTCGTCCCCGCTCGGTTGCGGAATCGGACGATGGCGTCGTACCGGAAGCCGAGAGTATACGAGGCGACGAGAGGTCGTCGGCGCTCGCCGACATGATTGCCGCGCCCGTCTCCCGTCCCCGCGGGACGACGACGGTCGAAAGGTCCTCTCCGCGGATGAAGGTCACGACCGGGATTTCCACGACGGTTCCGCGCTCGTCCAGAAACGAGACCGGAGACGATGGAGAGGCGATCATGTCGCCGCTCAGAGCCGAATTGAGCTCGCGAAGCGCGCTCACCAGAGTCTCGTCGCTCGAAAGCGACCACGCCCGGCGTGCGCCGCGGGAGAACGCGATCGCGATGTCGTACAGAGGATTCGGGCTCGATGGAAGAGTCGTGACCTCGAGCTCTTTGGCGGGGTCATTGCGCTCGATCCAGTCGTGCGCGGCCCCGGCGAGCTCTGCAGGAACGATGATCGAATCGAAGTAGGGGAGTGCTCCCTCCGAGACGAGAGCGTCGAGCTTCTCGATGGTGTCCGTTTCGACGACGAATCTGTGCGCCGCGCCGGCGCCCTGCATCGCCACCGAGAGCCTTCGAAGCAGCAGAGCCTCGAACGCCCCGGGGGTCGACTCCAGGCGTAGCCCTGTTCCGCCGAAGACTCCCTGCCGCGTCGTAAAAGCGACCAGATCCCTGATGCGTGTCTCGATCTGTTCCGCCGGATAGTCGGGATCAGGTGCGAAATCAAATACGAGCACCGAATTTGCTCTCGTTTCGGCGGGGATCGCGTCGCCGGGCTCGGGAAGATCGGATTCCTCGAGATGAATCAGGACCGGCAGGCCGGTCGATGGGATGTCGACCGATCCGCTGCACAACGTGCAATCGGAGGCCGGATCCGGTGCCGCGAGCAGCGGCAGAGAGAGCATCGGAAAGAGGAGGATGGAGCCGATTCCGAGAATGGCTGATCTGAACACGACGAGAAGAACCCTCTGTGAAAACGTCAATATTCTTGATGCGAGGCGGGGTTCACCGAAATGACCGCCGCCAGGGGTGCGATCTACTTCAACCGGTCATCCGGCGCCGGACTCGAAAAGGAACTTGCGGAGCTCGAGAAGCGGGCAGGTGAGGAGCGCCTCGATATGGTGGAGCTCGACGAGGAGGTCGATGTTCAGGCGGACATCCGGAACCGGCAGAACGAAGGACAGCGGCTCTTCGTCGCTGCCGGCGGGGACGGGACGATCCACACGGTGGCCCAGCCGCTCGTGCGATCGAGCTCGGTTCTCGGTGTACTTCCGCTCGGCACCTTCAATCACTTCGCGCGTGACATCGAGATGCCGCAGGACTGGAGAGAGGCCCTCGACGTCGTGTTTGGCGACGAAGTCCGGCAGGTCGACGTCGGCGAGGTCAACCGGATTTTCTTCATGAACAGCATCGCGCTCGGGATCTATCCGAAGGTGATGAAGCAGCGCGAGCGCCTTCGCCCGAATCATGGGAAGTGGATGGCGTACGCTCTCGCGGTCAACGGCACGTTGCGCCGGATGCCACACGTTTCGATGACGCTCGAGTCTCCACCGCACCTCGAAGTGGTGAGCAGTCACATGTTCTTCGTCTCGGTCAGTTCGTACAATCTGAGCGAGGCGGGCATTCTTGCACCGCGTGAGACGCTCGAGTCGGGAAGGCTCGGCGTCTACTGGCTGCCGCACGGCAGCAGGTGGCAGCTGATCCGAGCCGTGGCGCGCTATCTGCGCGGCCGCGCCTCCGATATCGACGGCTTCCGACAGATGTATGTGCCGGGGCTGCGGATCAACGTCCCTTCGAAGCGGAGACTCAGAGTCGGTATAGACGGCGAGCTCTACAAACTGAAAGCGCCGCTGGACGTCCGCGTCGTTCCGAGCGGTCTCCAGGTGAAAGTTCCGAGGCAGGTACTCAACGAGAAGTAGTGGTCCTGCAACCATGTAGAATCTCTCGGTTTCGTTTTAACTTTCGAAGTCTGTTGCGCAAACGATTTCAGTGAGCTTCGGTCACGTAGACAGAGCCGGGTAGGGGTCATGTGGCAGCGCTCAACGGTCACTCGAACCTCATCGCTACTTGATCGCTAGAGCGCCGGTGAAATCAATTTATGAAAGTGAGGTTCGAAGTGGCGTTGGATCTAGCGGCTTATTTCGACGAAAGCTATTGCCCACCGAACGAGCCAGTTGATTCAAGGCCGTACATCATCGCAGGATGCATCGCAAGGAATAACGTATGGAAAAAACTTTCTAAGGATTGGAAAAGAGTCGAAAAGCTGAATCTGGAAGATGGCGTCGTTTTCCACGCAGCTGCCCTAGAGGGGGGGTACGCTGATTTTTCGGGCTTGGGGCAGGATGAGCGTCATCGCCTTCAGCGTCTATTTATCAAAGTGATTCTAAAGCATGAAGTTTACCCGTTCTGCGCTGGAGCGCCACATGATTGGCTGGTAGAATATCAGCGGACATTCGAACAGAACGTCAAACCACTGAAGGGCCACGCTAAAGCCTTGGTCGACCCCTACATGGTCGCCTTCAATTTTGCTCTAAAGACGGTTTCCTCGATGCTCGTGAATCTAGACTCAAGCGACCGGGTGGACCTAGTTTTCGACATGGAATGTCACGAAAACAGGGCGATGGCCGCATTAGCGCATTTGCAACAAAGCCACCCTGAGACTCACAGTCATTGGTCTACGCTTTCCTATAAGCGGAGCCGAGACTTCGCGCCGCTCCGGGTAGCAGACTTGGTAGCCTATGAATCCTTCAGAAAGCACCGTGATGGCGTAGAACGTTGGCAACTCGAGAAGCTCGAAAGCAGGCATCCAATTCGCTGTCGCTATATGGAAGCCGAAAACATGGAAGAGTTCATGAAGGTTTTTCGGGTTGAGTCGTAGGGTACAGGCAAGCCCCGTCCTGAGCCCGACGAAGAAAGGGGTGGCTTGCTCGCAGGTAACCTTCGAAGGTCGCTCGGCGTTACGACGCTCCTTTTCGACTTGATGAGCGGCGCTACGCACCGATAGTCGCCGCACCACCTATTGAAACAAACCTCAGAGAACGTGGCTCGCGAGGAATTGCTGGACGTCGTAGATGTCGATCTTCTTGTCGAACTGTCTCCGGATCGGCTCGCTCGCTCCCCGAACCCAGATTTTCAGCTCCGCGTCGAGGTCGAACGTCCCCGAGCTTTCGACCGCGAACCGAACGATGCTGGGCCACGGGATCGACTGGTACTCGACCTTGTTTCCGGTCATCCCCTGCTTGTCGATGAGGATCAGGCGCTTGTCGGTGAATACGAACCCGTCCCGGATCAACTGAAAGGCACGCCTGACCTTCTCCCCCTTCACCAGAATCCGCTCGAACTCCTGCTGCGCCTCCGCCGGGTCGACCTCGGAGGCGTTCCCCATCAATCCGCTGAGCAATCCCATCTCTGCGCTCCCTTCGGATTCGATGCGAAGCAATTCCCCGGCCGCCCGGAGTCGAACGCAATCTGTCGCCCGCTGAAGCGGGCTCGACATTCTCTGCGAAGGCTCTCCAGCCCCCCGGCTGAAGCCGGGGGCTAAGTTCTTTCGCCCGCGCGGTGCGGGCTGATCCGAAGTCGAGATCTCGCGAGATTCAACGTCTGTTGAGGGCTGTCGACGTTCTGTCGCCCGCGGACCGCGGGCTGGCGAAGACTCGAACATCGCGCGACCGCGGACCGGGCGACAGAATCGAACACGACCGGCTGATCGCTTCAGGTGCGCTCGAATCGGACGCCGGTGACGAGCCGCCGAAAGGCGGCGCCAGATCCTGTCCCCCGGCTTCAGCCGGGGGACAGGAACGCGGCACGCTCAATTGTCGAGCCCGCTTCAGCGGGCGACAGAATCGAACACGACCGGCTGATCATCGCTGCTCGTGAATCCAGTCTCCGAGGAGATCGAGAAATTCGTCGCGGAGATTCGTCGTGCCGGGGGCGTAGATCGCGTGTCCGCTTCCCTCGTAGACCACGATCCGGATCGGTTCGGATCTCACGCTGTTTGCTTCGCGCAGTCGGCGGACACTCTCCATCACCGGCACGTTGTCGCTCTCGTCGTCCTCCCCGTAGACGACCAGCGCCGGCTGCTCGATACTCCGCCAGTATTCGATCGGATCGTAGTCACCGATTCCGCGCCACCAGTCCCACACCCACGAGTCTTCGGTCTGCGGAAATTCGGCGGCGAGCGGTGCGAGAGGAGTGTCGCGCAGCGCCGAAAGCATCGCTGCATACGGTTCCCACTCACCGGTCCGAACGTACTGCTCCGCCAGCGATTGCAGCGCCATTCCGGCCTC is drawn from Acidobacteriota bacterium and contains these coding sequences:
- a CDS encoding NAD(+)/NADH kinase; this translates as MTAARGAIYFNRSSGAGLEKELAELEKRAGEERLDMVELDEEVDVQADIRNRQNEGQRLFVAAGGDGTIHTVAQPLVRSSSVLGVLPLGTFNHFARDIEMPQDWREALDVVFGDEVRQVDVGEVNRIFFMNSIALGIYPKVMKQRERLRPNHGKWMAYALAVNGTLRRMPHVSMTLESPPHLEVVSSHMFFVSVSSYNLSEAGILAPRETLESGRLGVYWLPHGSRWQLIRAVARYLRGRASDIDGFRQMYVPGLRINVPSKRRLRVGIDGELYKLKAPLDVRVVPSGLQVKVPRQVLNEK
- a CDS encoding DUF3800 domain-containing protein translates to MRFEVALDLAAYFDESYCPPNEPVDSRPYIIAGCIARNNVWKKLSKDWKRVEKLNLEDGVVFHAAALEGGYADFSGLGQDERHRLQRLFIKVILKHEVYPFCAGAPHDWLVEYQRTFEQNVKPLKGHAKALVDPYMVAFNFALKTVSSMLVNLDSSDRVDLVFDMECHENRAMAALAHLQQSHPETHSHWSTLSYKRSRDFAPLRVADLVAYESFRKHRDGVERWQLEKLESRHPIRCRYMEAENMEEFMKVFRVES
- a CDS encoding PH domain-containing protein — encoded protein: MGLLSGLMGNASEVDPAEAQQEFERILVKGEKVRRAFQLIRDGFVFTDKRLILIDKQGMTGNKVEYQSIPWPSIVRFAVESSGTFDLDAELKIWVRGASEPIRRQFDKKIDIYDVQQFLASHVL